The Actinomycetota bacterium DNA window TCACCGGCCGGGTCCAGGTCGGGCTTGGCGAGCTCTTCGACGTTGACGTCTTTGAACGTCAGCACCCGGACATTGCGGACGAAGCGCGCCGGACGGTACATGTCCCAGACCCAGGTGTCGGACATGACGACTTCGAAGTACACCTCGCCGCCCGCCGTGGCCCGCACCTGGACGTCGACGGCGTTGGCCAGGTAGAAGCGACGCTCGGTCTCCACGACGTAGGCGAAGAGGCCGACGACGTCCCGGTACTC harbors:
- a CDS encoding DUF2469 family protein, producing MTTEDLEQYESEIELALYKEYRDVVGLFAYVVETERRFYLANAVDVQVRATAGGEVYFEVVMSDTWVWDMYRPARFVRNVRVLTFKDVNVEELAKPDLDPAGEAGFGS